The Planococcus versutus genome contains a region encoding:
- a CDS encoding SHOCT domain-containing protein, with product MMRHGSGMDWGMGGGFLMFFLLLVIVGAIVYYVMKNNNANRSQKNTGDDAMEIAKKRLAKGEITTEEFEEIKKTLL from the coding sequence ATGATGAGACACGGATCAGGTATGGACTGGGGAATGGGAGGTGGATTTTTGATGTTTTTTTTACTATTAGTTATCGTTGGTGCCATTGTGTACTACGTTATGAAGAACAACAATGCAAATCGTTCTCAGAAAAATACAGGTGACGACGCAATGGAAATCGCTAAGAAGCGCCTGGCAAAAGGTGAAATCACGACAGAAGAATTTGAAGAAATTAAAAAAACACTTTTGTAA
- a CDS encoding plasmid pRiA4b ORF-3 family protein, protein MKSYIIRIELEHSDPLVWRKVVMPAGATFNMLHDIVQQVSNFQSGYPSEGYHLFEFDLTEDGIRVTNDEEAYQEHQHFKKNKKMFAERLKNMEPKHKKYEEAYQERLSLVVRKPSSIKMDEFLEKHRELVYNYDFGDGWQFRIKLETIVDDYYFGFPTLLDGAETAPPEDVGGIPGFYEFLRIYRDKKHAEHKEIKDWADSQYFIEYDPDATNSQLKSRMYKKTEWDKIHHENYKVIEDKYRKN, encoded by the coding sequence ATGAAATCATACATTATCCGAATTGAACTAGAACACTCAGATCCACTCGTTTGGCGTAAAGTGGTTATGCCAGCAGGAGCTACGTTTAATATGCTGCATGATATCGTGCAACAGGTCAGCAATTTTCAAAGCGGCTATCCATCAGAAGGCTATCACTTGTTCGAATTTGATTTGACTGAAGACGGAATCCGCGTGACAAATGACGAAGAAGCGTACCAAGAACATCAGCATTTTAAAAAGAATAAAAAAATGTTCGCGGAGCGACTAAAGAATATGGAGCCGAAGCATAAAAAGTATGAAGAGGCTTATCAAGAACGGCTATCGTTAGTTGTGCGAAAACCTTCAAGTATTAAAATGGATGAGTTTTTGGAAAAGCACAGAGAGCTAGTTTATAACTACGATTTTGGAGACGGCTGGCAGTTCCGTATTAAACTAGAGACAATCGTTGATGATTATTATTTCGGTTTCCCAACGCTGCTGGATGGTGCAGAAACGGCACCGCCGGAAGACGTGGGTGGCATTCCTGGATTTTATGAATTCCTACGAATATATAGAGACAAAAAGCACGCGGAGCATAAAGAGATAAAAGACTGGGCAGATAGCCAATATTTTATAGAGTATGATCCGGATGCCACTAACAGCCAACTGAAAAGCCGGATGTATAAAAAGACAGAATGGGATAAAATACATCATGAAAACTATAAGGTGATTGAAGACAAGTATCGGAAAAATTAG
- a CDS encoding LPXTG cell wall anchor domain-containing protein, whose protein sequence is MPLYKLRHSRNKVRGEKMNPSEVITFLLIGLGVLLVIAGAWIIFRKRRKWAIVLTTLLVVGYIGYVAYYPYLKVSIHAEKYEQVSEYLATTYPDREFMIIPEQYEEGNTVGYFDVNDEETPDMGVSLHVDKNGQVQQTGSWTTGEFPTQQELWRGLEFDYGESYTLDRKNSEIIKKDEWIDGELTVFALTIDGMPAIAVYEYSRAGYGLMDLQVAEDKLFVSTSAEEHTFIYVDERYKEKTAAFLVESGETMSVDATEYKGKLLVVE, encoded by the coding sequence ATGCCGTTATATAAATTGCGCCACTCCAGAAATAAAGTAAGAGGTGAAAAAATGAACCCGAGTGAAGTCATAACATTTTTACTGATCGGGCTTGGCGTGTTGTTGGTGATTGCAGGAGCTTGGATCATCTTTAGAAAACGAAGAAAATGGGCAATTGTTTTAACTACGCTATTGGTTGTTGGGTATATTGGGTATGTTGCGTATTACCCTTACTTAAAAGTCAGTATCCATGCAGAGAAGTATGAGCAAGTCAGTGAGTATTTAGCTACCACTTATCCAGACCGGGAATTCATGATTATTCCTGAGCAGTATGAAGAAGGCAATACGGTCGGGTATTTTGATGTTAATGATGAAGAAACTCCAGACATGGGTGTGAGTTTACACGTGGATAAAAATGGACAAGTCCAGCAAACAGGCAGTTGGACAACGGGTGAGTTTCCCACACAACAGGAGTTATGGCGAGGACTCGAATTTGATTATGGAGAAAGTTATACGCTAGACAGAAAGAATAGCGAGATAATAAAAAAAGATGAATGGATTGATGGGGAACTTACCGTGTTTGCATTAACGATAGATGGAATGCCCGCAATCGCAGTTTATGAATACTCAAGAGCTGGTTATGGCTTAATGGATTTGCAGGTAGCAGAAGATAAGTTATTCGTTTCTACTAGTGCAGAAGAACATACGTTTATCTATGTGGATGAACGCTACAAAGAGAAGACGGCAGCCTTTTTAGTGGAGAGCGGAGAAACGATGTCTGTGGATGCGACAGAGTATAAAGGAAAACTTCTTGTGGTGGAGTAG
- a CDS encoding ECF transporter S component: MKRNFKKDFTLLALLLIPIGVAINFVGFQVAQILRLPIFLDTIGTILVGVIAGPLVAIVAAFITNSITAIFNPIYFPYVITSMAIGLGAGLLSKFGMFRTIYKAIISGLIITAIAVVASAPITVLFFGGATGNTSSAITATFLAMGQNIWSAVFTSTIITEIADKVISVLFVYFIVKSISDRYLSKMKYGHMYMKKSNRNR; encoded by the coding sequence ATGAAGAGAAACTTTAAAAAAGATTTTACTTTACTTGCACTTTTACTTATTCCAATCGGGGTAGCTATTAACTTTGTTGGGTTTCAAGTAGCTCAAATTTTAAGGTTACCTATTTTTTTGGACACAATCGGAACAATCTTGGTGGGTGTTATCGCAGGACCGTTAGTTGCAATCGTAGCGGCATTTATAACAAACTCTATTACTGCGATTTTTAATCCGATTTACTTTCCTTATGTTATTACATCAATGGCAATCGGGTTAGGTGCAGGTTTGCTTTCTAAATTTGGCATGTTTCGCACTATCTATAAAGCTATAATTTCAGGACTTATCATCACAGCTATCGCGGTAGTAGCGTCTGCTCCTATTACAGTTTTGTTTTTTGGAGGAGCGACAGGCAATACATCGTCTGCCATTACGGCGACATTTTTAGCGATGGGTCAAAATATTTGGAGCGCGGTTTTTACTTCAACCATTATTACGGAAATTGCGGACAAAGTGATCTCTGTGTTATTTGTTTACTTTATCGTGAAAAGCATTTCGGATCGCTATTTATCAAAAATGAAGTATGGCCATATGTATATGAAAAAAAGTAACCGCAATCGATAA
- a CDS encoding FUSC family protein, whose protein sequence is MKRYFQFSGSRIVKTGIAIFLTAVICEWFNWPPVFAVITAIVSIEPTVSDSIKKGLVRFPASAIGSAFAVLFITLFGNSPITYTLAAVATILACYKFNLHAGLLVATLTSVAMVEVIHEDVLISFFIRLGTTTVGLLVSTAVNMLVFPPDYRKDILTSIQSISEHAGTMLEQTFRTILFAGDVNRQEEQKLVKQLTTEIKKTEKLIHFQRDESSFYPWIRGREAELLMAERQLLFIHNLEFHLGSLLYIPLHTIQWTTAEREIIMHAVTELARDLQHSIDYDPEKHQHQLKNITNLFWDDSKGIKASDALHPTHFPAAFKILYELITIYELVDKFFDPTSIKIAKEAEK, encoded by the coding sequence ATGAAGCGATATTTTCAATTCAGTGGCAGTCGAATTGTGAAAACAGGGATAGCCATATTTTTAACAGCTGTTATTTGCGAATGGTTTAACTGGCCACCTGTTTTTGCGGTGATCACGGCCATTGTTTCGATTGAGCCCACAGTTAGCGATTCGATAAAAAAAGGGCTGGTTCGTTTTCCGGCATCTGCAATTGGTTCTGCATTCGCTGTTCTCTTTATCACACTTTTCGGGAATTCCCCGATTACCTATACACTCGCTGCGGTCGCCACAATCTTAGCTTGTTATAAATTCAACCTGCATGCTGGGTTACTTGTCGCCACATTGACATCTGTCGCGATGGTTGAAGTGATTCACGAAGACGTTTTAATTTCGTTCTTCATTCGTTTAGGGACAACAACTGTTGGGTTGCTCGTGTCTACCGCGGTAAACATGCTGGTCTTCCCACCAGATTACCGGAAAGACATTTTAACGAGTATTCAAAGTATTAGCGAACACGCTGGAACGATGTTGGAACAGACATTTCGTACGATCTTATTTGCGGGCGATGTAAATCGTCAAGAAGAGCAAAAGCTAGTCAAGCAACTGACTACTGAGATTAAAAAAACGGAGAAATTAATCCATTTCCAGCGTGACGAGTCTAGTTTTTATCCTTGGATTCGCGGAAGAGAAGCCGAACTGCTTATGGCGGAAAGGCAATTACTCTTTATACATAATCTCGAATTCCATTTGGGTTCGTTACTCTACATCCCACTACACACGATCCAGTGGACTACAGCTGAGCGAGAAATTATTATGCATGCCGTAACGGAGCTTGCGCGCGATTTGCAGCATTCAATCGACTACGATCCCGAAAAGCATCAACACCAATTAAAGAACATTACCAACTTGTTCTGGGATGACAGCAAAGGAATCAAAGCGAGTGATGCCTTGCACCCTACCCACTTTCCAGCAGCGTTTAAAATCCTTTACGAACTCATCACGATTTATGAGTTAGTGGATAAGTTTTTTGATCCCACTAGTATCAAAATCGCGAAAGAAGCAGAAAAATAA
- a CDS encoding dienelactone hydrolase family protein: MIKIHTGSKNLIIVLHEIYGVNLHIKGVCRSLAKEGFDVSCPNLLQQQMTFEYNQEEAAYRHFTENIDFADVAIKVQKIVLDAQDKYEEIYIVGFSVGATIAWLCSEIDCIKGVVGYYGSRIRDHLETNPQCPTLLFFSKQEQSSGVTESLHRLNKKNVEVHQFNAEHGFSDPYSSKHHAPSRDDAYNKMLDFLLKHGIS, from the coding sequence TTGATAAAGATACATACAGGCTCAAAAAATCTTATCATTGTACTCCACGAAATTTATGGAGTCAACTTGCATATCAAAGGAGTATGCAGGTCGTTAGCAAAAGAAGGTTTTGATGTTAGTTGTCCGAATCTACTACAGCAGCAAATGACTTTTGAGTATAACCAAGAAGAAGCGGCTTACCGCCATTTTACGGAGAATATAGACTTTGCAGATGTTGCGATCAAAGTCCAGAAAATCGTGTTGGATGCTCAGGACAAATATGAAGAGATTTACATCGTCGGTTTTAGCGTAGGCGCGACGATTGCTTGGCTATGCAGTGAGATAGACTGCATTAAAGGGGTGGTTGGCTACTACGGATCGCGAATTAGAGACCATTTGGAAACAAATCCGCAATGTCCAACTCTCTTGTTTTTTTCGAAACAAGAACAATCTTCCGGTGTGACTGAATCGCTACACCGTTTGAATAAGAAAAATGTGGAAGTGCATCAGTTTAACGCAGAACATGGTTTTAGTGATCCTTATTCGTCAAAACATCATGCACCGTCTCGAGACGACGCCTATAACAAGATGCTCGACTTTCTTCTAAAGCACGGCATTAGTTGA
- a CDS encoding YfiT family bacillithiol transferase: MDVKFPIGKLQVPDHVTAEHVKEWLEKTETYTTRLRKVVDSLDDEQLAKKYREGSWTVRELVHHIADSQLNMYQRLKLALTDDNPTVPAFDQEKWIALPDNELPVESSVRILEGLNERIVALGKQLSEEQWARVFTHATTGEISVATKLAKLSWHEEHHLAHIKIALEN, encoded by the coding sequence ATGGATGTGAAATTCCCAATTGGAAAATTACAAGTTCCTGATCACGTAACAGCTGAGCATGTCAAAGAATGGCTTGAAAAAACCGAGACGTATACCACGCGACTCAGAAAAGTGGTTGATTCACTAGACGACGAGCAATTAGCTAAAAAATACAGAGAAGGCAGTTGGACCGTCCGCGAACTTGTGCATCATATTGCAGATTCGCAGTTGAATATGTATCAACGTTTGAAACTGGCTTTGACGGATGACAATCCAACAGTTCCTGCTTTTGATCAAGAAAAGTGGATCGCGCTTCCCGACAATGAGTTACCAGTAGAAAGTTCGGTTCGCATACTAGAAGGACTAAACGAACGCATTGTGGCACTTGGCAAGCAATTATCTGAAGAGCAATGGGCGCGCGTGTTTACACATGCGACAACTGGCGAAATCAGTGTCGCAACAAAACTCGCAAAATTGTCTTGGCACGAAGAACATCATTTGGCACATATCAAAATAGCTTTGGAAAATTGA
- a CDS encoding AbgT family transporter gives MTSPVEQQDKKGFLNFIEKWGNRLPDPFFIFVYLAVFVVLLSWLVSAFGTTVIHPGTAEELPIRSIVSGEGIRYILAETINNFTGFAPLGLVLVMMLGIGLAERVGLMETAIKKSILNAPKSLITYAVIFTGIMGNLASDAAFILVPPLAAMVFVSVGRHPLAGLAAGFAGTGAGFTANMLITGTDALLSGISTEAARTIDKTFVVTPVDNWYFMSASVIVMAIVGAIITERLIEPRLGEYAGRTDKSFDPVTKQENKGLLNALIAGAVYIGLIALLLFFPDSPVRNEDGGIIPSPFLSGIVPIILFFFITIAVAYGVTVKKITNSKDIPAFMGDAIKDMSGYIVLIFAAAQFINYFNWSNLGIWLAVNSAEFLTSINMTGLPVMVSFSVLAALLNLLIFSGSAQWALMAPIFIPMFMLLDYHPAFVQLAFRIADSSTNIITPLNPYILIVLAFMREYDKKAGLGTLISLMLPYSLIFFGVWLIMMIIFALTGLPIGPGIGLRI, from the coding sequence ATGACATCACCCGTAGAACAACAAGACAAAAAAGGATTTTTAAATTTTATCGAAAAATGGGGCAATCGCTTGCCCGACCCATTCTTTATCTTTGTCTATTTAGCTGTGTTTGTTGTCTTATTGTCATGGTTGGTCAGTGCGTTTGGCACCACGGTCATCCACCCAGGAACCGCTGAAGAACTGCCAATTCGAAGCATTGTCTCAGGAGAAGGAATTCGCTATATTCTAGCAGAGACAATCAATAACTTTACCGGCTTTGCACCACTCGGACTGGTCCTTGTTATGATGCTCGGAATCGGATTGGCTGAACGTGTTGGATTGATGGAAACGGCGATTAAGAAATCCATCTTGAATGCACCAAAGTCACTGATTACTTACGCAGTTATCTTTACAGGAATTATGGGGAACTTGGCATCAGATGCAGCATTTATCCTAGTGCCACCACTTGCTGCAATGGTCTTTGTGTCAGTCGGCAGACATCCGCTTGCAGGTCTTGCAGCTGGATTTGCTGGAACAGGTGCTGGGTTTACAGCGAACATGTTAATCACTGGGACAGACGCATTGCTGTCAGGGATCTCGACGGAAGCTGCACGAACTATTGATAAAACATTTGTAGTTACTCCTGTTGATAACTGGTATTTCATGAGTGCATCTGTTATTGTCATGGCGATTGTCGGAGCCATCATTACGGAAAGGTTGATCGAGCCGCGACTTGGTGAGTATGCAGGCAGAACGGATAAATCGTTCGACCCGGTGACAAAGCAAGAAAACAAAGGGTTGTTAAACGCCTTAATCGCGGGAGCCGTGTATATTGGCTTAATCGCTTTACTGTTGTTCTTCCCAGACTCTCCAGTCAGAAACGAAGACGGCGGCATCATTCCGTCACCATTTTTATCCGGCATTGTGCCAATCATTCTATTCTTTTTTATCACGATTGCTGTGGCCTATGGAGTTACGGTTAAAAAAATCACAAATTCAAAAGACATTCCTGCTTTTATGGGAGATGCCATTAAAGACATGTCGGGCTATATCGTACTCATTTTTGCGGCTGCTCAGTTTATCAATTACTTTAATTGGAGCAATCTAGGGATTTGGCTAGCCGTCAACAGTGCAGAATTTCTGACGAGCATCAATATGACAGGTTTGCCAGTGATGGTCTCATTCAGTGTTCTTGCAGCATTACTGAATCTGTTGATTTTTAGTGGTTCTGCACAATGGGCATTGATGGCACCAATTTTCATCCCGATGTTTATGTTACTTGACTACCATCCGGCTTTTGTTCAGTTGGCGTTCCGTATTGCAGATTCTTCGACGAATATCATTACGCCGCTCAATCCGTACATTTTGATCGTTCTCGCTTTTATGCGAGAATACGATAAAAAAGCGGGACTCGGCACATTGATTTCGTTGATGTTGCCATACAGTCTTATTTTCTTCGGAGTGTGGCTCATCATGATGATTATCTTCGCATTGACTGGGCTTCCAATCGGACCGGGCATTGGCTTGCGTATCTAA
- a CDS encoding energy-coupling factor ABC transporter ATP-binding protein — translation MTSIIQLKDVSYRYPVGDEWVLKHLTVDIKKGSFVSIVGNNGSGKTTLCNIIRGFIPHFHKGELEGTVMLDGKDMSDYELGQLSEKIGYVFQNPFTQISGVKDTVFEEVAYGLENLGVPVEEIYPRVEDVLTLVNIQDLREKNPFELSGGQRQRVALASIIVMDPEILVIDEPSSQLDPIGTDQVFEIIRLMKEKGKTIILVEHKMDLVAEYSDTLILLDKGTISVQGETRKVLSDPLYASANVQYPHVTEVALELQKAGVPLAFLPIKYSEVATCFQTSVGGLHDDSSRFE, via the coding sequence ATGACATCAATCATCCAGCTAAAGGACGTTTCTTACAGGTATCCTGTAGGGGATGAATGGGTACTGAAACATCTAACAGTAGATATAAAAAAAGGTAGCTTTGTATCCATAGTCGGAAATAACGGATCAGGCAAAACGACACTTTGTAATATCATCAGAGGCTTTATTCCACATTTTCATAAAGGCGAATTGGAAGGTACAGTTATGTTAGATGGCAAAGATATGAGTGATTATGAACTGGGTCAATTAAGTGAAAAAATTGGGTATGTGTTTCAAAATCCATTTACGCAAATATCGGGTGTGAAAGATACGGTTTTTGAAGAAGTGGCATATGGTCTAGAAAATTTAGGAGTTCCAGTTGAAGAAATTTATCCAAGAGTAGAAGACGTGTTAACACTCGTTAACATTCAAGACTTACGTGAAAAAAATCCGTTTGAACTTTCAGGAGGTCAGCGACAACGTGTAGCTTTAGCTTCTATCATTGTAATGGATCCGGAAATTTTAGTAATAGACGAGCCTTCTTCCCAGTTAGATCCTATCGGGACAGATCAAGTATTTGAAATCATTCGTTTAATGAAGGAAAAAGGAAAAACAATTATTCTTGTAGAACATAAAATGGATTTGGTAGCTGAGTATTCGGATACATTAATTCTTTTAGACAAAGGAACCATTTCAGTGCAAGGCGAGACTAGAAAAGTATTGAGCGATCCTCTTTATGCAAGTGCAAATGTCCAGTATCCTCACGTGACAGAAGTGGCTCTTGAACTCCAAAAGGCTGGAGTTCCGTTGGCTTTTTTACCTATTAAGTATTCTGAGGTAGCGACTTGTTTTCAAACCAGCGTAGGAGGATTGCATGATGACTCATCTCGTTTTGAATAA
- a CDS encoding energy-coupling factor transporter transmembrane component T gives MKNSLVNLYPLTKFYFALFIAATVIIVPNYVFAFAWFPVLILIAVVAGVVKSFLSFILKTLFILLVIVFLMQLFFYPGDEVLASWWIFEVSREGLNYGLTLTSRILAIGSAFILFFRIVEVKDFVKSLEDVGMPSTGAYVVMSTLQIIPEMRRQSNTIMEAQKTRGVETEGSFVNRAKAFFPTLTPLILSSIASTEERAITLEARAFSAPGKKTSLHQLTKRPIDRVLPWVYIIIVIGLIIWRVF, from the coding sequence ATGAAAAACTCACTAGTGAATTTGTATCCGTTAACCAAATTTTACTTTGCCTTATTTATTGCTGCTACTGTCATCATTGTTCCTAATTATGTGTTTGCCTTTGCTTGGTTTCCAGTGTTGATATTAATCGCAGTTGTTGCGGGTGTTGTAAAGTCGTTCTTATCGTTTATCTTAAAAACGTTGTTTATCTTGTTAGTCATTGTGTTTTTGATGCAATTGTTCTTTTATCCCGGAGATGAAGTTCTTGCCTCTTGGTGGATTTTTGAGGTATCCAGAGAAGGTTTGAATTACGGATTGACGTTAACTTCACGAATTCTGGCAATTGGTTCTGCTTTTATCTTATTTTTCCGCATTGTGGAAGTGAAAGATTTTGTGAAATCACTTGAAGATGTCGGTATGCCGTCTACAGGAGCGTACGTTGTTATGTCAACATTACAAATTATTCCAGAGATGCGTCGTCAATCGAATACTATAATGGAAGCTCAAAAAACACGAGGTGTCGAAACAGAAGGCTCGTTTGTAAATAGAGCAAAAGCGTTTTTTCCGACATTGACGCCACTCATTCTTTCATCAATAGCAAGTACGGAAGAAAGAGCAATTACATTAGAAGCACGAGCTTTTTCTGCACCTGGTAAAAAGACCAGTCTGCACCAGTTGACTAAGCGACCAATTGATCGTGTCTTGCCATGGGTTTATATCATCATCGTTATAGGACTTATTATTTGGAGGGTTTTCTGA
- the yiaA gene encoding inner membrane protein YiaA, with protein sequence MLGEKEENTFTKKPVEKRRLGEPTGAFKGAAWGALLIGVSTYLLGLYNAAMELNEKGYYITLMILGLYSAVSLQKAVRDRDEGIRVTNLYYGISWFALISAIALMAIGLFNAGSITLSEKGFYGISFVLSLFAVVTVQKNVRDTEEANNMEE encoded by the coding sequence ATGTTAGGGGAAAAAGAAGAAAACACATTCACAAAGAAACCAGTAGAAAAACGCAGGCTCGGAGAACCAACAGGTGCGTTTAAAGGCGCAGCTTGGGGAGCATTGCTAATTGGCGTATCGACGTATTTGCTCGGCTTGTACAATGCGGCGATGGAATTGAACGAAAAAGGATACTACATTACCTTAATGATTCTTGGCTTGTATTCTGCGGTATCACTCCAAAAAGCAGTAAGAGATCGTGATGAAGGGATACGTGTCACTAACTTGTATTACGGCATTAGCTGGTTTGCATTGATCTCAGCGATTGCACTTATGGCAATTGGCTTGTTCAACGCAGGCAGTATCACTTTGAGCGAGAAAGGCTTTTACGGCATCTCGTTTGTCTTGAGTTTGTTCGCTGTTGTCACGGTACAAAAGAACGTCCGGGATACAGAAGAAGCAAATAATATGGAAGAATAA
- a CDS encoding energy-coupling factor ABC transporter ATP-binding protein — MTHLVLNNVSFQYPDGTQALENVSLEIPQGQRIALVGQNGAGKTTAVKLMNGLLKPTTGEVIVGEWNTTSKTTAQLSRKVGYVFQNPDDQIFHNEVIKEVRFGPKNMGFDLERVEEMTQWALELCGISQYAEENPYNLPYSMRKFVTVASVIAMDSDIIILDEPTAGQDKIGLEILGNLLETLESLGKTVITITHDMEFVTTHFKRIIVMANRRIIADDQAMTIFYQDDILTESMLKPPAVAQMAALLNIPHAVLSKKELIAYIKSHYQPLSSE, encoded by the coding sequence ATGACTCATCTCGTTTTGAATAATGTTAGTTTCCAATATCCTGATGGAACACAAGCACTAGAGAATGTATCGCTAGAAATTCCACAAGGACAGCGAATTGCACTAGTGGGACAAAACGGCGCAGGAAAAACAACGGCAGTAAAACTGATGAACGGGTTATTAAAACCAACTACAGGCGAAGTTATTGTAGGAGAATGGAATACCACTTCCAAGACAACCGCACAACTGTCCCGAAAAGTAGGCTACGTTTTTCAAAATCCGGACGACCAAATCTTTCATAACGAAGTGATAAAAGAAGTTCGGTTTGGACCAAAAAATATGGGGTTTGATCTGGAGCGTGTTGAAGAAATGACTCAATGGGCATTAGAGCTTTGTGGCATTTCACAGTATGCAGAAGAAAATCCCTATAACTTGCCATATTCCATGAGGAAGTTTGTGACGGTAGCATCTGTCATCGCGATGGATTCTGACATTATCATTCTGGATGAACCAACAGCAGGGCAAGATAAAATTGGTTTGGAAATACTGGGAAATCTGTTGGAAACACTCGAGTCTTTGGGGAAAACTGTAATAACCATCACGCATGATATGGAATTTGTAACAACTCATTTCAAACGAATCATCGTGATGGCGAATCGACGCATTATAGCAGATGATCAAGCAATGACCATTTTCTATCAAGACGACATTTTAACAGAAAGTATGTTGAAACCGCCGGCAGTTGCTCAGATGGCTGCTTTACTGAATATTCCTCATGCGGTTTTGTCTAAAAAAGAATTGATCGCGTATATAAAAAGTCACTATCAGCCCTTAAGTAGTGAATAA
- a CDS encoding DctP family TRAP transporter solute-binding subunit produces the protein MKKIVGFALITLLLLVVSACGRPSDPSSASTEEDGEDVYTIRIGYLVPEEHSAHIESLNFKEKLETESDGRLKVELYPNGQLYGSDREAIEAVQLGNLEMTIPAVAPLSSFNEKFLVFDLPFLFNDYDAAYKALDGDLGQELLDSLEQNDLKGLAFGENGFRHVSNNEGPIESPEDMEGLKLRTLENPLHTDTFKAFGANASPFAFGELYTALQQGTYDAMECPISLYYTNKFYEVQDYLTLTGHVYAAAILLANNDFYNSLPDDLQALVIEASEEFRDDQRELAQQQDVEFMEKLEAEGMQINDLTVEQRDEFRQAAQSVYEKYEDQIGKDLIDRALATND, from the coding sequence ATGAAAAAAATAGTCGGTTTTGCATTGATTACTCTGCTGTTACTGGTAGTGTCGGCTTGTGGTAGACCCAGTGATCCGTCTTCTGCTTCAACAGAAGAAGATGGTGAAGATGTATATACTATCCGAATCGGTTACTTGGTTCCTGAAGAACATTCTGCTCATATCGAGTCGTTGAATTTTAAAGAAAAGCTGGAAACAGAATCAGATGGACGACTGAAAGTAGAGCTTTATCCGAACGGTCAACTGTACGGATCGGACCGAGAAGCGATTGAAGCTGTGCAGTTAGGAAACTTGGAAATGACTATTCCAGCAGTTGCGCCGTTGTCTTCATTTAATGAGAAATTCTTGGTATTTGATTTGCCGTTTTTGTTTAATGACTACGATGCCGCTTATAAAGCGTTGGACGGAGATTTAGGCCAGGAACTACTGGATAGTCTAGAGCAAAATGATTTAAAAGGACTAGCTTTTGGCGAAAATGGATTTCGACATGTATCTAATAATGAGGGACCAATTGAGTCGCCAGAAGACATGGAAGGGCTGAAGTTACGGACGCTCGAGAACCCACTTCATACGGATACGTTCAAAGCGTTCGGTGCGAATGCTTCTCCGTTTGCTTTCGGAGAATTGTATACGGCTTTGCAACAAGGAACTTACGATGCAATGGAGTGTCCAATTTCACTATACTACACAAATAAGTTCTACGAAGTACAGGATTATTTAACGTTGACTGGGCATGTATATGCAGCAGCCATTTTATTGGCAAATAACGATTTTTATAACAGTTTGCCTGATGATCTTCAAGCGTTGGTGATAGAGGCATCTGAAGAATTCCGTGATGACCAGCGTGAACTTGCTCAACAACAAGATGTAGAGTTTATGGAAAAATTAGAAGCAGAAGGCATGCAAATTAACGATTTAACAGTTGAACAGCGAGATGAGTTTCGTCAAGCAGCACAATCTGTTTACGAAAAATACGAAGATCAAATTGGTAAAGACTTGATTGACCGTGCATTAGCTACAAATGACTAG